The DNA window GGCAAGTGCGGATGCGCGAGCGATCGGTCTTGCGAGCTCGATAAGACGCGCACTGGAAAGCCCTACGCGTCGCCTCCGGGGGAAAGCGCAGGCTGCGGAGGATTGCCGTAGCCTGCGGGAGAAGGTGGAGGAGGCAAGAAATAGGGCGACGGAGGATAGTAGGGAGGAAGGTAAGGCGGATACGCCTCCGCTGGTGGAGGCCCCGGAGGCGGGTAGCCGTACGGCtgcggaggaaacggaggcgcaCCGGGAGGGTACGGTCCAGGCGGCGAGCCGTCTTGCACTCCAggccgaggcggccgaggcatGGGCGAAGACACGGGCGGGCGACGCTGAGCGAATGGAGGAGGCGGATAAGGCGCTCGTCCTGGAGGAAGCCTCGGTGCGGGCACAGGCCTTGGCGGGGGGCGATTGCTGCcgggggggggaggcggtTTCGGCGCTTCTTCAAATGCGggccgaggcgtctctgGGTCGCCATCTTGCTTCTGCGATCGCGATTCACTCCTGCCGCTCCCTTCACcgggaggagagggcgaaggggCCGAAgggggcgaaggagagggcggcgccggcaaagagggagaaggcgaggaggtagaagaagcagatgcagagtgagaaggagaagcagaagacgaggaagtgACGGAACCCTGTTTGGGTTCCTCTGCCGGAGGCAGTGGATATGGAGAAGCGGCTTGGCGAGGCATCTCTGGAGGTTGCAGGCGTCCAGGAGGCGTGGCGGGAGGTCCCAACccaggcggcagcggcggatacgcaggcgacgcaggagcgTAGGGCGACGCAGGGGCGTAGGGCAACGCAGGAGGCGGGCCAGGCATGTACGGAGGAGGCATGGGGCCGTAAGGGTAGAACGAAAGCGGCTGAGGCGGCTgaggcggctgcggcggttgcggcggctgcggcggttgcggcggctgcggcgcgaaAGGGTGCCTATTCGCCTGATCTCGGCGCTCAAAAAGATCTGTCCAGCTGCGGAGACCGAGATGAGAGAGACAACACGCATGGACTCACAGCTCTCCACTTCCCACGAAACATCCGACCGACTTCTCTCGCGAACGAAAACGCAACCCCCGAGTCTCCTTCCGTAAGTTTGCGAATTCAAAACGCGCACGaaatacacacacagcgCCCACTATAACGAGTTGGAGCAAAGTATtcaaatgtatatatatatatatatatatttctcCTCCTTGAGGCACATCTACAAGTATGCACACCTATCTTTCGGTCTCGGTAGTGTCTTCACACATGTTTGTGGTGTGTCACAACCTTGTCTGACGTGCTTGTCTTGAAAAACTCGTACAGCTTTCTCGCTGGAGACTGCAGCCTCGAGCCCTGTCACTCTGTCGTCTCGGGGTATTTCTCTTCATCGAGGCAGCATCAAgggtttctctcgcggacCTCGCCacgcctcgctctttttctttgctcACCTGTCCACGACAGTCTGAACAACGGGGTTCCTGTGTctgccttccgcgtctttgGGGCTGAGGGTGTCGCCGTGTCTTTGCTGAGTCGCGGCGGGACTGATTGGTCTCCATTTTGCGTCATCGTCTCCAAGGTACCTCACACACTCCGTCTTTATCCAGTTGAAGCTGAAGCGGTGGCAGGCGGTATCCTCCAGGCACATCACTGCACActggccgagagagacgcggacaGGCTTCCCGATCTCTCCAGCGCCAAAGAGCGTCGCTTGTGGGAGGCGCACGAACGCGTCCAAGAGGGCTCGCCATTTCTCTTCGTCAAGGGCGTCGGAAATCGGGCACTGCGTCGCGTCCCCGAttccgcctcgcccgtgTGCGGCCCTCCCCGTCCCGAGGCTCGACGGTCCAGGCGCTAATTCCTCGGGCGTCTCCACCTTGATCGATAGGAAGACGACACCCGAACCCGCCACTTTGTTCAAGGACGCGTCAAGGTACATGGCGGTAATGATGAAGTACCCGAGTACAGAGTCCCCCGCCTTGTACCCCTTTGTGTCGACGTTGAATGAGACGCGCGCGTGGGAAGAAGTAAACTCCATGACGCCTGACTCGTGCTGGAGCTGCAAGTTCCGCTccgcagaggcgcgagaagaaacgacgaAAGTTAGTGGGCCACGGGACGAAGCCTCCCTTCGCAGCCCAGAAGacccgagagaagacgcgcgagaagacagcatCGACTGTGGGTAGAGAAGCACGGCCGTCGCCGACTGGGGACCGCCCTCGAGGATCTTCGTGGCCGCGAGACCGTCGAGACTCTCGATTCCCATCTGCAGAGGCACACGCACGTGCAACATAAGCAACTTTTTCGAGCAAACGGACAGGGAAAAGTGCGAAACGTCGACTGGCGCAAGGAAACAACGCACCGCGAAACGATGGGGGAAGTGgacgagacgagaggagaaggggaaaaccgTAGAGACACTTATCACGAAAgccgacgagaaaaaggcaagcaGGGAGACAAAAGGCAGACATCGAAAGGGGGTATTTTCTCTCGCTACCAAGACTCCACAACTCAGTAGACCCAAACGCAGGTTCTGAGACGAAGCGAACGAGAACAGGAGTTGGAGGTGGGAAGACCACCCCGCggcgtcctctctccaccATTGCCCTCCAGCTTCCCTCTTtgttccgtctcttttttctctcctctccttttttctctcctctcccttttctctcctctcccttttctctcccccctcttccctctctctctgcttcccgcgCTCTggtttcgttttcgttttATTTCGACCTTTCTCTGGTGAAGAGACACTCATTCCGGTGTAACGACACCAGCTCTACTGAGAAGCCCCTTGCCTCTCGAGGATTTCCAGGTCTGCCGGGGCAGGGCCATTCTCGTCCCTTGctcgtttttgtttctttttttccctcaCCACTGCGGCTGCCCAGTCTCTAGGCGTGTAGGTGGGAGTCACGGTTTTGTAGTAGAAGAGAATGCGGCCGCTCGAGTGCAGCACGAGCTGGAAAGTCGTCCCCGGTGTGGGGGTGCCTGAGCGCTGAAAGGAGCGTTTTCGCAAGTGGACGTTTTCCCACTGGACGATTGCGCGGTCTTGCCACGTCTGGAAGAAGACGTTCGAGTTCGGCGCGTCCGCAGGCGGGAAATCCATCCACAGCGGCGCGAGAACCTGGAGCGAGAaacgggcgagagcgagggaagaatGAGACAACAAAAGAGAACAGGGCGAgggaggacaggaagaacacgagaaaagaaggaagaaggagaacacataaaaaacacaggaaacgaccggagaaaagaaaaagagaaacctCCCGAGAGTGTCTAACTGGTGCGTCTCGGCGCGGTAGCTCAGGCTCGCACAGCTGTGCAGAACGCCTTGCTAGTGGTGGAGGAGAAACCGCTGATACTCCCGCGACACCGACACCGGAATGccagcgagcgacgcgccgaGAAGCAGGGATAACACGTCCCCTTCGAGACGTGTCACCCATGCAGAAAACGAGATTCAAAACCCTAATCgacagcgaaagaaaacaaacgGTGGCCTTTAACGATATGTGCATATCTGTTGTACCAAtgtatatttacatatatacgaAATgttatgtatatacatacacatatttgcatgtatatgtagggGTATGTGCGTGCAcgtatccatatatatatatatatatatatatatatatatatggcaaTAGGCCATTCCACCAGAGAGGTCGTTTTCACAGTGAATGACATggacaggaagaacggaAGTGTTCCCGGTTTCTCGCAACACACACGCAAGCACAAGCAAACGGCTCTTTCTTCGTACCCCATTCGGCGCCTCTTGATCCGGCATCCCGGGCGCTCTGAAGAGATCCATTCCTGGCGGGTTTTCCACGGACGCGAACCCCgtgggagagacaaagagctGCCGAAACGACGACCCCCAGAAAGGGAAATCGAACGAGAGAGTCACCCGCCGCAGGCGCGTGAGACGCCCCGCGCCGAAGAGCGGCTGGCCTGACAAGCTGATGTCATTcctggaaaaggaagaaaagtcGAAAGGAACAGAGTGCACCCCTCAACAAGAACGCGTGCGAATAAACGAGAACCGAGGAACAAGCAGGCGGCATCAACGACGGGTTCTAAACAAGGCGCAAAACAGGGAGctcccatatatatatatatatatatagtggtgtgcatgcacaacgCATGCATATGGAGATGTGCGCTAGTGGATACATAGGTTCATGCATAGACTCAGAcacgtttgcatgcatacgcatgcatgtacgtGCCTCTAAAAGACCAGCATAGCGTTTGAGGGTTGGGGATCCGTCAGTCGACAGGCGAATGCCGGCTAGATAAATCAGGAAGCAGAtgaagcagcagagagacaaaggaaggaGGAGTTCGGTATACACACAGAGATGGAGCCTCTAGAAAAAACAGCAATTCTGTGCACACACCCTCTGTTCTCGGCCCATCGGGCAACTGCCATCAAGGCTACGGAGGATTCCGATTTACGACTCTCCATAGAACTTTGTGTAGAAGTGGAAATAAAACTTCACAGAGGGCAAGCGAGACAAAACCCTCGTTGCACGCGTGCATTGAGAAAGAGCCTGGGGCGTCTATGGAGACCTGTATGTACAGCGTCCTCAGGTAGAAAAGGTGTGTCGAACAAACACGGGGAAAACTATGAAGAAATATGGATATGTAACCTATTTGGAGAGCTGTGCAGAGAAATATGCACACAAAGAACTATCGAGAGGACTATAAATAGAGACGCCAATGGGGCTCGAGATGGAGTgtggcgtttttctctgaaGACTTCTGTTTATTAAAAGCTGCGTTTCCagattctctctttcttACCATTGGTATTTCACAGGAGGGAGACCAGGTGGTGGTTCTGCTCCACTGACGAGGTACGCATAAGTGTCTGAGCTTCCGGTCGCCTcattttcgcctttctcaccattccatcttcctcttccggcAGTTCTTTCCcactcgcgttttctctcgtagTCATTCGGGGGAAAGCGCGAGTTTCTGTCAGAAGGCGAACCGCTGGAGGTGTCGAAACCCGACTCAGAGGATCCCCGGAGTCGCTCGAAACCGGGTTCCTTCGGAATTCCGGGCATCTGGccagtctcttcttcgccggcgtCCCGGTTTCCCAGCAGCGAGATGAATTCGACAGAGTATCGAACTTCCCGCTGAACAAGACGCTCCCCTTTCTCTATCAGAAGTTCCTGTTTTCGCGCGCTGTTTGCAGGCACCGCCAGATCCAGGAAGGCCGGCTCGACGCGCACGTCAATGGCCACGCACCGAAGCCGCACGGTGTACGTACGCTGGACTgggggagaggacggagcaGTGTCGTTGTCCAGGCGGGCACGCAAAGTGAGAATGCCGTCTTCTgtgccgagagaagacatgCGACAGCCGACCTGAGGGAAGAGATGCAACAGACCGACGGGCAGGGAACGACTGGAAGTGGAAAACAGGAGCGAGGGAGAtggcgaaagaagaagcaagaagtGCGAATGTGCGCAGACGGGGCGCAGCGCCTTAGTCCAGAATAAAGAGGAGGAAGTAAAGATAAAAACGAAGTGCAACAAGCGAACCGTTGCGGATATCAGGGAGAGACTCGATgtgaggaaggaagagaaatcCACCGCCGAGAGACGTGCAGTGGGACCAtaagagatggagagaacgGATTCCCTATGCGGGAACATCGAAAGCATTGAAGAACAAACTAGCGGCCGAAGGCGATGCGAAAACGATTTCGATTCACACCACATGCACCCGAAGCAGGAAATACACAATATAGAATTGCCAGAAGAGACCCGGCCTGTTGTGAAGAACgaaagacagggaggagagcAAACGCGTGGTGCGCATCGAGAATCCGAGAGCGTTttgggaaacagaaaagaaacaaggGTTTAGAACAcccttgtttcttcctctggttTCGCTCCTGCCTCCCAGGGTAGCTGTCTATTGTGGTCAAGTGTGCGTCATCCCTTCCTCAACGACCAGGAGAAACTACAAGCCCTCATATCCTTTATCCAGCGCTCCCGATGCTCAGCACCGCTCAACAGGCACCCCACGAAAACGTTTcacgcacacatgcacgtgGAGACGACAGATGTGTTTCGCCtgaagtggagagagagtgtCGAaggctgtctcccctttcggGGGTTAGGATCCGACCTTGATGGGAGAGAGTGGCCTTGTCTTCTCAATCCTGATTTCGTCGCCGGAAGCGAGGTGGAAGAAGGTCGAGGGCGTTGTGGCGTCGATCTTCACGACTTTGAGGAGTACAGGGCCCTGATCGACGGGGACACGAACCGGAAGGACGACAGGAAGCGAGTTTAGGTTTCTCACGACGGGATCTAGAACCAGCATCGGAGGGAATTCGAGGATCGGGGACTCGGCAACTTGCAGGCGAATCGGCACAGTCGCCAGGGTGATCGGAGTTCCTTGGTAGTTCGCCAACAGCCGAAGCTGTGACCTGCAGCAAAgcaaacgcgaggagacaacagagaggcCTCAaagcgaaaacagagacagcagcgaaaacagagacagagccgacacagaagaaacaaaaccAACTGGAGAGACATGATGGAGTCGATGGAATTCCCCAAAAAAGAAGATTTTGGAGAAGCGGATTGtggggagagacgctgcgcAGGAAAGTGGTGAAAGTCCCTGGACACGCCCTGGAAGTGCCCCGACGCccggctcctctctgtgcagaGGCCTCATCGCGATTGCACCGCAAAGTGCGAGGCGGCAGGTAGCGTGGAGCGATCGAAATCTGAAGAGGGCGGGGGGAATTGACACGGCGAAATGAGCAACGGGGGCGCGAACTGgaaagagaagtggaagggTTAGAGCAGAAGCTACCACAGCTATACAGTGACTTTGAGCCGGGTAGGCGCTTAGGAAAGGCCACGCAGGGGAgcagggaggagaaaggTAGGCAAGAAGTGGAAAACGAAGATGAAGTAGGGAAACACTCCCGAGAACGATatggaagaggaaagggaagcaTACGGAGACtgcggaaacgaaacgcatgcctaacggaaagggagaaggtCAACAAACTGCAGAAGATAAAACCTCTGACGGGAGAAAACTTGATCTCACCGATAGAAGCCGTTTTGCTTGCCCCGAATATCCACGGAAACCTTCGCTGTGCTGTGCTGTGGCAGCGTGGATGGAGCGTTCACTGCGATCCATTGGCCGAGTGTATCCTTCAGTGTCTGCGTagaacaggaaaacgcgcagcagagaggcagaaaaaaaacgacaAAATGGGCAAAATCTGCCGCGAGGTCCAGGGCCTCAAGCTGGGAAGGAGCCTGAGCGTGCGGCGAAAAACAAACGAAAAACTCGTgagggacagaggaaacTACGAACGAAT is part of the Neospora caninum Liverpool complete genome, chromosome II genome and encodes:
- a CDS encoding putative subtilisin-like serine protease; the protein is MRQMSPEFMFSLRTTVSPTGASKLHRDRKLEGSLQHTAEIMHLFVPPQAGPVSLSSINEILSLGEKKLVELSIRNPYPYDGQLIVTVDSGEVSPPAKAQTASFNNHGGLEKADLTSEDLVVLLQREKVEEERRASKERKKSEREDTQGGGQDETTDEDWHSAFVVTPASPTNRRQDGEKERPLPTSGASLNYSPFRPFSSAASFSRANSPYNSDPSSGSPWSVEDDSYADSSPFSPFPSPRRRARANKSIPEDEDVEGKEVSTKEEDASEDIEHTEEDEAKEEGEQEPECETDEDAEESLCTEDGYSSDTQSSAPVRQTQKRSTNADNDGTRWAVRERGSGSPGDLGSLSSPKKYSGPPVSPARPDLPPRLVIKLKEGSRALEFERRTREFQRQKWVDQGFVEPNAYGDTNAAAGISVTVDDPYEIQKHLIGFFSFNEQQAELVSSLSHLKQLDLLVLDIEEPRVRYSSETAKLKDAFAQVSDVDFVEFDEVVYALDIIPNDQLFSLQWNLFYPRNRMVDVNAPQAWEVVDQVLQERREHGEMGREDEDWQGRVVAVIDTGVNYLHPDLKNQMWVNTKELYGVPGVDDDGNGYVDDIYGYDFVNDHGDPMDRDGHGTHCAGIIGAQANNGLGIAGINSRTRIMALKFMEGETGYVSDAARSLDYAIQNGASISSNSWGNASRLPRTMIEAVHRSAEKNMLFVTASGNASGMDSPASGGFEKRDENRLGRDLDEAPLYPAALSNSNVLTVGAVGQGGELASFSHFGKRTVDLAAPGMNIFSTWLLDSYEYKDGTSQACPLVAGVASLLWTMKPEASFEEIRRILVASSKRLPTIQQTIAHGLVDAYAAVMTLKDTLGQWIAVNAPSTLPQHSTAKVSVDIRGKQNGFYRSQLRLLANYQGTPITLATVPIRLQVAESPILEFPPMLVLDPVVRNLNSLPVVLPVRVPVDQGPVLLKVVKIDATTPSTFFHLASGDEIRIEKTRPLSPIKVGCRMSSLGTEDGILTLRARLDNDTAPSSPPVQRTYTVRLRCVAIDVRVEPAFLDLAVPANSARKQELLIEKGERLVQREVRYSVEFISLLGNRDAGEEETGQMPGIPKEPGFERLRGSSESGFDTSSGSPSDRNSRFPPNDYERKREWERTAGRGRWNGEKGENEATGSSDTYAYLVSGAEPPPGLPPVKYQWNDISLSGQPLFGAGRLTRLRRVTLSFDFPFWGSSFRQLFVSPTGFASVENPPGMDLFRAPGMPDQEAPNGVLAPLWMDFPPADAPNSNVFFQTWQDRAIVQWENVHLRKRSFQRSGTPTPGTTFQLVLHSSGRILFYYKTVTPTYTPRDWAAAVMGIESLDGLAATKILEGGPQSATAVLLYPQSMLSSRASSLGSSGLRREASSRGPLTFVVSSRASAERNLQLQHESGVMEFTSSHARVSFNVDTKGYKAGDSVLGYFIITAMYLDASLNKVAGSGVVFLSIKVETPEELAPGPSSLGTGRAAHGRGGIGDATQCPISDALDEEKWRALLDAFVRLPQATLFGAGEIGKPVRVSLGQCAVMCLEDTACHRFSFNWIKTECVRYLGDDDAKWRPISPAATQQRHGDTLSPKDAEGRHRNPVVQTVVDSWTDLFERRDQANRHPFAPQPPQPPQPPQPPQPPQPPQPLSFYPYGPMPPPYMPGPPPALPYAPASPYAPASPAYPPLPPGLGPPATPPGRLQPPEMPRQAASPYPLPPAEEPKQGSVTSSSSASPSHSASASSTSSPSPSLPAPPSPSPPSAPSPSPPGEGSGRSESRSQKQDGDPETPRPAFEEAPKPPPPPGSNRPPPRPVPAPRLPPGRAPYPPPPFAQRRPPVSSPMPRPPRPGVQDGSPPGPYPPGAPPFPPQPYGYPPPGPPPAEAYPPYLPPYYPPSPYFLPPPPSPAGYGNPPQPALSPGGDA